One window from the genome of Haloprofundus halobius encodes:
- a CDS encoding SRPBCC domain-containing protein: protein MKHVHTSIDIEAPPSIVWEVLTDFDAYHEWNPYITEASGEVGEGETVEIRVEPTGRRSSRLKCEVTNVVAERRLQWVGSLRVPGLFTGRHTFELEPLGDDRTRLVNREEVSGLLARFVVTDETPLDYDWMNQELARRAELWFNPQRTAEA from the coding sequence ATGAAGCACGTTCACACGTCTATCGACATCGAAGCACCGCCGAGCATCGTCTGGGAGGTGCTCACCGACTTCGACGCCTACCACGAGTGGAACCCCTACATCACCGAGGCCAGCGGCGAGGTCGGCGAGGGGGAGACCGTCGAAATCCGCGTCGAACCGACGGGGCGGCGGAGTTCGAGGCTCAAATGCGAGGTGACGAACGTCGTCGCCGAACGCAGACTCCAGTGGGTCGGCAGCCTCCGCGTTCCGGGGCTGTTCACCGGTCGGCACACCTTCGAACTCGAACCGCTCGGCGACGACCGAACTCGTCTCGTCAACCGCGAGGAGGTGTCGGGCCTGCTCGCGCGCTTCGTCGTCACCGACGAGACGCCGCTCGACTACGACTGGATGAATCAGGAACTCGCCCGACGCGCCGAACTGTGGTTCAACCCGCAGCGGACCGCCGAGGCGTGA
- a CDS encoding aldehyde ferredoxin oxidoreductase family protein: protein MTELGGFQDHVGQVDLTSGEVTYQGIDDEDARKYIGARGLGVKYVFDAGPDVDPDGPENRLAFMNGPLTGTQTVMSGRIAVVTKSPLTGTVTDSHHGGWSGARLKWSGFDGLVFDGKADEPVYAYVEDGEVELRDASHLWGKGVHDTIEAIDEEVDGSVGKNVSVMAIGPGGENGVRYACIVNEDDRASGRGGTGCVMGSKNLKAVVVKSGTRMPKPADAETFQKGYQQGMQAIQESDVTAPNEGGLSMYGTNVLMNITEEMDGLPTKNGKYTSTRSFSESEGTTIDAEEVSGENVRENILVDEPTCHSCPVACKKEVEVTTMHKGEEMNVRMESYEYESAYALGPNSGHTERDDIALMIDRCNDMGVDTIEVGNMMAMAMEMSEQGKLDDVGTLDWGDSETMVDLIEEISHREEGLPDLLAEGAKRIADEKDAEDNSLAIKGQTIPAYDPRCMKGMGIAYATSNRGACHLRAYTPAAEILGIPEKVDPYAWEGKGELTATFQDLHAISDSFDICKFNAFAEGIEEYVMQYNGMTGLDVTEDELVEAGERVYNLERYYNNLAGFDGSDDSLPARFLDGEGGVAGQGASEGEFCELDEMKDEYYSHRGWVDGVVPDEKLEELEIDIGPGTGVSSGSDSAAPADD, encoded by the coding sequence ATGACCGAACTCGGCGGATTCCAAGACCACGTAGGGCAGGTCGACCTCACCTCGGGTGAGGTGACCTACCAGGGTATCGACGACGAGGACGCGCGAAAGTACATCGGCGCGCGCGGCCTCGGCGTGAAGTACGTCTTCGACGCCGGTCCGGACGTCGACCCGGACGGGCCGGAGAACCGGCTCGCGTTTATGAACGGCCCGCTGACGGGCACCCAGACGGTGATGAGCGGCCGCATTGCCGTCGTCACGAAGTCGCCGCTCACCGGCACCGTCACCGACTCCCACCACGGCGGCTGGTCCGGCGCACGTCTGAAGTGGTCCGGTTTCGACGGCCTCGTCTTCGACGGCAAAGCCGACGAACCGGTGTACGCGTACGTCGAAGACGGCGAAGTCGAACTCCGCGACGCCTCTCACCTCTGGGGGAAGGGCGTCCACGACACCATCGAAGCCATCGACGAGGAAGTCGACGGCAGCGTCGGCAAGAACGTCTCCGTGATGGCCATCGGCCCCGGCGGCGAGAACGGCGTGCGCTACGCCTGTATCGTCAACGAGGACGACCGAGCCTCGGGCCGCGGCGGCACCGGCTGCGTGATGGGCTCGAAGAACCTCAAAGCGGTCGTCGTCAAATCCGGCACCCGAATGCCGAAGCCCGCGGACGCGGAGACGTTCCAGAAGGGCTACCAGCAGGGGATGCAGGCGATTCAGGAGTCCGACGTCACCGCGCCGAACGAGGGCGGCCTCTCGATGTACGGCACGAACGTCCTGATGAACATCACCGAGGAGATGGACGGTCTGCCGACCAAGAACGGCAAGTACACCTCGACGCGGAGCTTCTCCGAGAGCGAGGGGACGACCATCGACGCCGAGGAGGTCTCCGGCGAGAACGTCCGCGAGAACATCCTCGTCGACGAACCGACGTGTCACTCCTGCCCCGTCGCCTGCAAGAAGGAAGTCGAGGTGACGACGATGCACAAGGGCGAGGAGATGAACGTCCGCATGGAGTCGTACGAGTACGAGTCGGCGTACGCGCTCGGCCCGAACTCCGGGCACACCGAGCGCGACGACATCGCGCTGATGATCGACCGCTGCAACGACATGGGCGTCGACACCATCGAGGTGGGCAACATGATGGCCATGGCGATGGAGATGTCCGAACAGGGCAAACTCGACGACGTCGGGACGCTCGACTGGGGCGACTCCGAGACGATGGTCGACCTCATCGAGGAAATTTCGCACCGCGAGGAGGGCCTCCCGGACCTGCTCGCCGAGGGTGCAAAGCGCATCGCCGACGAGAAAGACGCGGAGGACAACTCGCTGGCGATCAAGGGACAGACGATTCCGGCGTACGACCCGCGCTGCATGAAGGGGATGGGCATCGCCTACGCCACCTCGAACCGCGGGGCGTGCCACCTGCGCGCCTACACCCCGGCCGCCGAGATTCTCGGCATCCCGGAGAAAGTCGACCCGTACGCGTGGGAGGGCAAAGGTGAACTCACCGCCACGTTCCAGGACCTCCACGCCATCTCCGACAGCTTCGACATCTGCAAGTTCAACGCCTTCGCGGAGGGTATCGAGGAGTACGTCATGCAGTACAACGGCATGACGGGCCTCGACGTGACCGAGGACGAACTCGTCGAGGCGGGCGAGCGCGTCTACAACCTCGAACGCTACTACAACAACCTCGCGGGCTTCGACGGCTCCGACGACTCGCTGCCCGCGCGCTTCCTCGACGGCGAGGGCGGCGTCGCCGGACAGGGTGCCTCGGAGGGCGAGTTCTGCGAACTCGACGAGATGAAAGACGAGTACTACAGCCACCGCGGCTGGGTCGACGGCGTCGTTCCCGACGAGAAACTCGAGGAACTCGAAATCGACATCGGCCCCGGTACGGGCGTCAGCAGCGGCAGCGACTCCGCCGCCCCCGCCGACGACTGA
- a CDS encoding VanZ family protein, producing MSPPPSRRLTRSVVLSPRLRWAVVFLVAAAVFVASVVAPPGDGGPTLGPFGLVGADKWLHAVAYAAVAGALAHALDPKLERAALGGFFGAFAYGFVVELAQWVAPTRQFDLFDAAANGVGAALGVGLWLVALAAVRRLG from the coding sequence ATGTCTCCGCCTCCGTCGCGCCGCCTCACTCGGTCGGTCGTGCTCTCGCCCCGTCTCCGCTGGGCCGTCGTCTTCCTCGTCGCCGCCGCCGTCTTCGTCGCGTCCGTCGTCGCGCCGCCGGGCGATGGCGGTCCGACGCTCGGACCGTTCGGTCTCGTCGGCGCGGACAAGTGGTTGCACGCGGTCGCCTACGCCGCTGTCGCGGGGGCGCTCGCGCACGCGCTCGATCCGAAACTCGAGCGGGCAGCTCTCGGCGGGTTCTTCGGGGCGTTCGCGTACGGGTTCGTCGTCGAACTCGCACAGTGGGTCGCCCCCACCCGGCAGTTCGACCTCTTCGACGCCGCGGCGAACGGCGTCGGCGCGGCGCTCGGAGTCGGGTTGTGGCTCGTCGCGCTCGCGGCGGTTCGGCGACTCGGCTGA